In Pedobacter sp. WC2423, the following are encoded in one genomic region:
- a CDS encoding peptidase domain-containing ABC transporter, translated as MSTKVKQRDITDCGAACLASIASHFKLDLSVARIRQLAGTDKKGTTVLGLVEAGRKLGFETAGVKGPFESLFKIPKPAVAHLIVDQILQHYVVVYKVTSKFIEVMDPADGQMHRKTHEEFKKEWTGALVLLLPAEEFQPGNEKISVQSRFWNLIKPHKGILIQALLGAIVYTILGLSTSIFVQKLIDFVLVDGNRNLLNLMSIAMVIILAIQLLIGTAKTIFTLKTGQMIDSQLILGYYKHLLKLPQTFFDTMRVGEIISRINDAVKIRTFLNDVSINFLVNIFIVFFSFIMMFTYYWKLALLMLTVIPLYLIIYVITDKLNKKVQRKLMEDSAELESQLVESLNSVGTIKRFGLESHANEKTETRFINLLQTGFKSNINSVFSGTSTELISRLLTIVLLWVGAGYVLDGNITPGELLSFYTLISYFTGPVTSLIGMNKTIQDAVIAADRLFEIMDLERESEESQIDLTPDKIGDIHFEKVSFRYGTRLNVFENLNLMIPKGKFTAIVGESGSGKSTLMSILQNIYPIQEGNVRIGSYDLKYIRNSSLRQAVAVVPQKIDLFAGNVIDNIAVGDDEPDMQRIIEISTQLGIIDFIETLPRGFQTYLGENGTTLSGGQRQRIAIARALYRNPEILILDEATSSLDSASEQYVQKMIDLLKSNQKTVIVIAHRLSTLNHADKIIVLDKGVVVEQGTHHELIYSKESAYANLWKLQLPQL; from the coding sequence ATGAGCACCAAAGTAAAACAAAGAGATATTACCGATTGCGGTGCAGCATGTTTAGCGTCAATTGCCTCACATTTTAAGCTGGATCTTTCCGTTGCCCGCATCAGGCAGCTGGCCGGTACAGATAAAAAAGGAACAACAGTTTTAGGGCTGGTAGAAGCTGGCCGTAAATTAGGCTTTGAGACTGCTGGTGTAAAAGGCCCCTTTGAGAGTTTATTTAAGATTCCTAAGCCTGCTGTCGCCCACTTAATCGTTGATCAGATTTTACAACATTATGTGGTGGTTTATAAAGTGACCAGTAAGTTCATTGAGGTGATGGATCCCGCCGACGGACAAATGCATCGTAAAACCCATGAAGAGTTTAAAAAGGAATGGACCGGGGCGCTCGTTTTGTTATTACCTGCAGAAGAATTTCAGCCCGGAAATGAGAAAATATCCGTCCAAAGTCGTTTCTGGAACCTGATCAAACCGCACAAAGGTATTCTCATACAGGCACTGCTGGGTGCAATTGTATATACCATACTAGGACTGTCGACTTCCATTTTCGTCCAAAAACTAATAGATTTTGTATTGGTTGATGGCAACCGGAACCTGCTTAACCTGATGAGCATAGCGATGGTGATTATCCTGGCTATCCAGCTTTTGATCGGTACTGCCAAAACGATATTCACCTTAAAAACAGGTCAAATGATCGATAGCCAGCTAATTTTGGGCTATTACAAACACTTATTGAAATTACCACAGACATTTTTTGATACTATGCGTGTGGGTGAAATTATTTCAAGAATCAATGACGCTGTAAAAATCAGAACATTTTTAAACGACGTGAGTATTAACTTTCTCGTGAACATATTCATTGTTTTCTTCTCCTTTATCATGATGTTCACCTATTACTGGAAGCTGGCACTGCTCATGCTGACCGTTATCCCATTATATCTTATCATTTATGTGATTACAGATAAGTTAAATAAGAAAGTACAAAGGAAACTCATGGAAGATTCTGCAGAACTGGAATCACAATTGGTGGAAAGTTTGAATTCGGTGGGTACGATCAAACGTTTCGGGCTGGAATCTCATGCCAATGAAAAAACAGAAACCCGTTTTATCAATCTTTTGCAAACAGGTTTTAAATCCAATATCAACTCCGTCTTTTCGGGGACTTCAACAGAATTAATATCCAGACTCTTAACGATAGTTTTACTGTGGGTAGGTGCCGGATATGTGCTCGATGGTAATATCACCCCTGGTGAATTGTTATCTTTTTATACACTTATAAGTTACTTTACCGGCCCGGTTACGTCATTAATCGGCATGAATAAAACCATACAGGATGCTGTAATTGCGGCAGACAGGTTGTTTGAAATTATGGATCTGGAACGCGAAAGTGAGGAAAGCCAGATTGACCTTACGCCCGATAAGATCGGTGATATACACTTCGAAAAAGTTTCTTTCCGTTATGGAACCAGGCTCAATGTTTTTGAAAATCTAAACCTGATGATCCCTAAGGGTAAATTTACTGCCATTGTTGGCGAAAGTGGTTCAGGAAAATCAACTTTGATGTCCATTTTACAGAATATTTACCCCATACAAGAAGGGAATGTCCGTATAGGGAGCTATGATTTAAAGTATATCCGTAATTCTTCTCTGCGCCAGGCAGTAGCGGTAGTACCTCAGAAAATTGATTTATTTGCCGGCAATGTCATTGATAATATAGCGGTAGGTGATGATGAACCCGACATGCAAAGGATCATTGAGATATCCACGCAACTGGGTATTATCGACTTCATAGAAACCTTACCCCGGGGATTTCAAACTTACCTTGGAGAAAATGGCACCACATTGTCTGGTGGACAGCGGCAGCGCATTGCAATTGCCAGGGCACTGTACCGGAACCCCGAAATCCTTATCCTGGACGAGGCAACTTCTTCGCTCGACTCTGCTTCAGAACAATATGTCCAAAAAATGATTGACCTCTTAAAATCGAATCAAAAGACGGTTATCGTTATTGCACATCGATTAAGCACATTAAATCATGCAGATAAAATCATTGTCCTGGACAAAGGAGTTGTTGTTGAACAAGGTACACACCATGAACTGATTTACAGTAAAGAGTCAGCTTATGCTAATTTATGGAAACTTCAATTGCCACAATTATAA
- a CDS encoding DUF417 family protein: MSTPGIWKQSDGVPVTDFFILKDLAFLAIGIQVLEYSSNDKRHLKN; the protein is encoded by the coding sequence TTGAGCACCCCAGGCATCTGGAAGCAATCAGATGGAGTTCCGGTTACCGATTTCTTTATCTTGAAAGATCTGGCATTTTTAGCTATAGGAATCCAGGTTTTAGAATATTCATCAAATGATAAAAGACACTTAAAAAATTAA
- a CDS encoding bacteriocin produces the protein MKNLELKDLGVQELNTKEMSTIEGGGLLGDIFGVVGAVATTVNGVVNTVNNVVGNTVKFGLAQLFTILGSL, from the coding sequence ATGAAAAATTTAGAATTAAAAGACCTTGGTGTTCAAGAGCTGAACACAAAAGAAATGTCAACCATAGAAGGCGGTGGTTTACTAGGTGATATTTTTGGTGTAGTAGGTGCAGTTGCCACAACTGTAAATGGAGTTGTAAATACCGTTAATAATGTAGTTGGGAATACCGTTAAATTTGGTCTTGCTCAATTATTTACAATTTTAGGTTCTCTATAA